DNA sequence from the Haemorhous mexicanus isolate bHaeMex1 chromosome 24, bHaeMex1.pri, whole genome shotgun sequence genome:
tccaccACCTGGGAAAAACATCAGCATCTCTtgcattttttcatatttcccATTGGTTGGAAAGCATTCCAgagctttttctgttttattttgctctcTTGGGCGTTGTGGTGGGCACAGCAGATGAAGGGAGGAGGTGAGTGAGCCAtctctggcagagctggcttCCCTTTGCTGTGCTCAAAGGTTAATGGCACCTCTGGTTTCACAAGCTGACCAGATTTACGGTCACTGGTTGCACAGGGGATGTCATGATTTAAAatctcagcttttccttttcctcctcctgtacTGACCACTACAGGTTGGTTTGGCAAGGAATTGGCTGCTTGTTTCGctgtttggttctttttttgtCCGAGATAGGGCAAagcctttctgctgctctgcttaaCCAAAACAACGCCTGCCTGAGTCTCACGGGCAGCAATCCGTGGAGCAATTTTGCAATTAAAATCCGTGACAGCCTGAGCCATAAACAGGGCTGGATGGAGAGCCCGGGCTGCAGGGATCAGGTGCggagcagcttcccaggaaTCCATGCAGGAATCGCAATTCCCGTGCTGTGCTTTCCCTTCCCGGGGCTAAAAACGCCGAGATTTTGGGGCCAATCCCGGGATTCTGCACTTAGAGTGATCCCTGCGGTGATCCCTCCCCACTCGGAGTAGCCAGAATATTTGGAATAGCTCGATTCTAGAATGTAGAATACAGATTCTACAGTTAGATTTGGAATAGTTAGATTTCGGAAATAGATTTAGAAAagtgggattgggatggatAAAGACAGGAAACCATGAAGCTCCTGCCCCTTCTCCGCAGCAAATCCACAgctgggaaagagaaggaaaaacttttccaaaaagaaaaaaaaaaaaaatccgaatATTTAGATTTAGAAaggtgggattgggatggatAAAATTGTTGGCTGGAGCGACAGGAAACCATAAAGCTCGTCCCGCTTCCCCGCAGCAAATCCACAGCTGGGAAAGCGAAGGAAAAACctttccaataaaaaaaaaaaaaaaaaaaaaaaaattaaaaaaaaccccaatccgAAATGCCCAGCGCGGGGCTGGACCCGCCCGTGGGTGGCTCCTGGTGGGcggggggtgggatggggacatAAAGCGGGGCCGGGGGACGCGGGCAGAGCGATGCGGGGCTcggggggcggcgcggggagcggcggccggAGGGGAGCGCTCAGAGCCGGGgctccgcggggccggggctgagcccaggaggaggaagaggagggaagggagggaggaaggaaggaggagctgtggctgtcccgTCCCCGGCGGAGCGATGCTGGCGGCAGCGGCGCTGTGCGCGGCCGCGCTGGGCTgcgcggcgggggcgcggcTGCTCAGCGGTAAGAGGGGCCGGGCATCGCCGGGCATCGCTGGGCATCGCTGGGCATCGCCTCGAGACTGTGCGGGGATCCTCTCTAACCCGAAAAGatccccccggccccgccaccCCCGCCTCTGTGGCTGGGAGGGTCGGGATGCGCGGGCCGCTGTCGcgacatgggcagggatgctgtCGCGTGCGGTGGTGCAGGGGGAGGTTGGGTTTGGTCGCTCTGGAGGGCTTCTCCAACTTTTCCGGCTGATTTTCTCCGCCGTCCTGGCCTGGGGAGCTCGCTGGAGTCAGCGGGCAGATCCCGAGCGAGGAGATAAAGGGGAAGGAGCACAAGGAATCCTTTCAGCCTCGCACATTCCAGTCCTAAACCGAGCCGGGAAATCCAGCCAGGAATCAGCTCCAAGTAATTTCCTCTGCTGAAAGCAATGGCGAGCTTGGCTGATAAGGcacagaatttcttcctcttgcttttttttaaagaggaaagaTGTGTTTGTGTGTCAGAGAAGAGCTGAGTGCAGTTTTTGTGACGCTGtttccagagagctgcaggtgtTTAATGACACTCTGctgtctgtgtttccttttgcctctcccagcagcagtggaCGTTTCCCTCAGAAGAGGTAAGGGGCTTTGCCTTTTTCTCAGAGTGTCAAATTGCCAAGAGAAACACAGGCTATgctagaaatgtattttttacaaGTGCTGTCGTAGTAAAAATCCTGGTCCTATTGTAATCCCTGTGCAAAATATTAGCAAACTCCATTTCTGGCTATTTAACTGCTGAAAAATTCCAGCCTGAAAGGTGTTTGAACTGCCACTCCTCCAGTGAGCAACATAAAAGGACAAAGCAAAGCCAGCAATGATCCCATGGCAGGGTTTATCATGACCTGTCCTTGTGTTATCCATTTCCTCCAGGCACATCACAAGTGTTGctgaatgttttccttttgtaaaaaCAAGTAGGTTAGCAGATTGTTCCtgcaaagaaatatttactgagcaaaacaaaactgtttgTTTCCACAGTCTAAATATTGGGACTGCTCTGCTGAAAAAACCAGCAGAGTGCATGGTTTTGGATGATGTGTCTTTTCACTTTGATCTTCCCTCAGAACCAaaatcagctctgctgcttctgcatgAGACAGTCCTTGGCTTGTGAGAGCCTGAAAACAGACCTTGTTTactccctgggcaggcagaaACGTTGCAGAGCTGGAAACTGGGCTGTGGGAACTCATCTTGTGATCCTCAGTGCAGAAAGGGAAGAGTTTGAGGCTGGATGTAAATCAGAAATTCTGCCCTGAGGGCAGCAAGGCCCTGCGtggccagaggagctggggatgtcCCACCCCgggagtgcccaaggccaggctggagcagcctggcacgCTGGGAGCTGTCCCCATGAGATGGTTTTGaggtccttcccaaccccaAATAATCTGGGATTCTATGGCACTGCAACATCCATTGAACTATTGCATATAGATGTATTATATCTGTATTGCATCTCTatattatatctatatatctatattgtATCTCTatattatatctatatatctatattgtATCTCTatattatatctatatatttatattgcaTCTCTATATTACATCTATATTGCTTAAAgatatatattatatctatattgtatatattatatctatattacatctctatatatctatattgtGTGTCTatattatatctatatatctatattgcatatagatataatatatatctatattgCATCTCTATATTATATCTATATTGCATCTCTATATTACATCTATATTgcatatctatatatctatgtTGTATaaattatatctatatatctatattgCTTATAGATATATATCTATATTGCATCTCTATGTTATATCTGTTTTGcttataaatatatatctaaATTACATATCAATATTATATCTATGTTGCTTatagatataatatatatctatattgCATCTCTATATTATATCTATATTGCATCTCTATATATCTACATTGTGTCTCTATATTATATCTATATACCTATATTACTTATAGATATAATATTTATCTATATTGCATCTCTATGTATCTATATTGTCTCTATATTATACCTATATTGCATATAGATATAATATATCTATATAGCATCTCTATATTACATCTATATTgattatagatatatatatatatctatattgtATCTATTGTATCTATATTGCAtctctatatatctatatatatatctatattgtCTCTATATTACATCTATATTGCATACAGATATAATATGTATCTATATAGCATCTCTATATTACATCTATATTgattatagatatatatatctatattgtATCTCTATATTACATCTATATTGCATATCTATATCTTAATTATATCTCCATATTATATCTATATTGTATCTCTATATTCAATCAATATTGCATCTCTATATTGCATatagatataatatatatctatattgtATCTCTATATTATATCTATATTGCTTATCTATACATCTATATTGCATATAGATATAAATCTATATTGCCTCTCTATATTGCATATAGATATAACACATATTATATCCATATTACATTTATATTACATATAGATACTTTATTTATTATTGCATATAGATACTAttgcagaaaagagaaattcttGCTATGTCTGCTTGTACAAGGAAATCTCAAATTCTGGCCATTTAACGCCTTAAAAATACTCATCATTTTTAGAAGCTCTTTGAACCTTGTGAGGGAACTTTGCTTTTAAGAGGTTGCAGTGCCAGCTTGCTCTGGCACAGTATTTCCTTGGGAGCAACCCCCAGGATCTgcaaatcccagaaaaatcacGAGGGAGCTGagaacagcaggacagggaaacACCAACCTAAACTTTGAGATTCACTGACAAAAACCTGGAGGTGCCACTTGGATGCCTTTACCTGCGTTGTTCTTTCTGTACAAACAGCACAAACTCACCCCAACTGATGTTTCCCCTGAATTTTGGTGCCGTTTAccactgctgctgtgacaattctctctccctccctgcagggcagacGGTTTGCAGGCGTGGGACACAGAAACCCTGCTACAAAATCGTTTATTTCCACGATGCCTCCCGCAGGAGCAGCTATGAGGAAGCTCACCTGGCCTGCCGAGCTGACGGGGGACACCTGGTCAGCATCGAGAGCCCGGCGGAGCAGAGGCTGATTGAATCCCTGATCAGGAGCCTCCTGGCCTCGGATGGAGACTTCTGGATTGGgctcaggaggaggaaggaggagggggacAACAGCACAGAGTGTCACAGCTTCTACTCCTGGTCGGATGGGAGCCTGTCCAGGTTCCGGTGGGTACCTGGGAGTGGCACTGTGGGACTGGCAGGGCCCTCAGGAATCCAGGATCCCGTGAAGTTTATCCCTGCCATCCcgaaaaatgaaacattttattCCATTCCTGCACTGCAGATCCCATGAAGTTTATACCTGATGTCCTGAATAGTGAAAAATGTGACGATCCcttaataacatttttttcctgtgagagAGCAAAATAGAGCTGCAGCATTTATTGCAGGCATGGCAAACTAAAGTTTTCACAGCCCTTTTTAGATTTCTGCCTCCTTGTCCTAAGGAACCACAGGATTTGTtataattaaattataaaagCAGCCACGTTGGCAGCAATTTGCATCCTTAAATCAGACAGGTAAAACCACCTTGGCATTTTGACCTTTTTGCTCTGAGAGCAGCCCATAAGGCACTTCAGCCACtcagaaaggaacaaaaaaaagcaggttttgGCATTATTTGATATCttaaagtctctcctgtggctcagatATTGGGGGTGGGTAATGGGAACCTGGAACCAGAATCTGCTGCTAAGAAACAggcacagctctcctgccttcctttggTGAGACACTCTTCTTCCTGCTGAATtacagagcagggaaagcaccaggggaggaaggaagtgagGGAGGAATAAAGCATTGGAAAGGTTGGAAAAACACCACTTAAAATGGGTGTTCTCCTGTGCTGAGAGAGAAACCATAAAGCTCAGGATAACTGGAATTATTTATATCCTAAGGATCAGCTCACAGCAAATTCCTGGCAGGCAGAACATTGCTCACTCCAGAATCAGTGGGGATGGAACAATTGGCTCAGTCAGGGCACTTTTGGAGGGGTTTTCTGAGTTGGTAAAATATCTCCTCACCAACAGGgatttttctgtgctgcctcCTTCCTGAGCACTGCACAGGTGGCTGGTGCTGAGGCTTAttcttagaaaacaaaaaaaaaatagaaattatctGCAAGACTGTGGTGGTGCATTTCTGACAGAGGGAGCCAGGTTCTGCTTCAGATTTTTCGTTTTCTTCATGAAATAAGGGCCAAAATTTTGCAGGCGCTGAGACCAAGAGAGCAAAAATGATGATTTTTGCACAGCTTTAAAATTAAGTGTTAAAAGTGAgttcctctgcagggctcagtgAACTCAGGAGAACTTGGACTTCCTCTACACAACTGCAGCTCATTTTGAGCTGCTTTAATGTTCAAGAAAGGACTTTGTCTACAGGAAAATAGTGAATTCTTAACCCACATTCCCAAAGATGTACCCGGGGACCAGAACTGAATCCTCATTTCTGGTTTATTCCATGGTCTCCGTGTTCATTGCCACTACATTTAAGCAATAAGtttgtttcaaaataattataaaacTCTGTTAATTGCACTAGCTGAGACCTTTTGGTAGTGCTGACtggggcaggaaggagggaaggggaacCCTGAGGAGCTCAGGCCTTTGCTGGCTGATATTTGTCAAACTTGTTTGCAGAGtttgaaaaatctgaattaaaataaGGAATAACTGCATTTCATCactcccattttccattttcagtggAGGGAAATTTGCCTtcaggaggaagggaaaatgtGAGGAGTCAACCCTTTGCTGGCTGATATTTGTTGAACACCTTGCTTGTGGAGTgtgaaaaatctgaattaaaagaacaaaaaactgcatttcatCACTCCCATTTTCCATTATCAGTGGAGGGAAATATCCCTTTAGGGGGAAGGGACACTGTGAGGAGTCAACCCTTTGCTGGCTGATATGTCGAACTTGGTCTGGAGTgtgaaaaatctgaattaaaagaacaaaaactgcatttcatcactcccattttccattttcagtggagggaaatttcctttcagatGGGAAGGGGAACCATGAGGAGCTCAACCCTTTGCTCACTGATATGTCGAACTTGGTCTGGAGTgtgaaaaatctgaattaaaagaacaaataatGCATTTCATCACTCCCATTTTCCATTATCAGTGGAGGGAAATTTGCCTTCAGGGGGAAGGGAAACTGTGAGGAGCTCAGCCCTTTACTCACTGATATTTATTGAACaccttgcttgcagagtttgaaaaatctgaattaaaagaacaaaaaactgcatttcatcactcccattttccattttcagtggAGGGAAATATCCCTTTagggggaagggaaaatgtGAGGAGCTCAACCCTTTGCTGGCTGATATGTCGAACTTGGTGTGGAGTgtgaaaaatctgaattaaaagaacaaataatgcatttcatcactcccattttccattttcagtggagggaaatttcctttcagatGGGAAGGGGAACTGTGAGGAGCTCAACCCTTTGCTGGCTGATATGTCGAACTTGGTCTGGAGTgtgaaaaatctgaattaaaagAACAAGTAATGCATTTCATCACTCCCATTTCCCCAGTGGAGGAGCAGGGTGTGCCATAACCCCTCCAACTCTGCCTTTTCTCCCCCCCAAGCTGCTGGCAGGTGCCCCTGAggtgtttttgtgtgtttccCCAGGAACTGGTACGTGGACGAGCCGTCGTGCGGGGGCGAGGTGTGCGTGGTGCTCTACCACCAACCCTCAGCCCCCCCTGGCCTGGGGGGGCCCTACATGTTCCAGTGGAACGATGACAGATGCACCATGAAGAACAACTTCATCTGCAAATACCCCCTGGGTGAGGAggctctggggggctgcagcccccggGAGGAGCAGTGAGGAGGGGGGGGGGGCTGATTGGGAAGCTCTGGAGGGGCTCGAGAGCTGgcctgcaggaaaagctgggtGAACAGAATAAATAACAAATGAGGATTCAATAGCAACGGATGATTTTTGAGTGTGACCATAGCAAGGAAGGAGACAAGGCTGGGAACAGGTGAGAAAAGAGACATGAAAATGTTTGGAAGCTGGACTGCATGCATAAGTAAATGTGTATATGtgccttattaaatttctgtaaaactcacagaaatttctgtaagttttacagaaattttgtAAAACAGAATTTACAAAATAAACTCTGTAAACTTACAGAATTTTCTGTAACACTTACCAATTATATTGACATGAATTGCTTTGCACCAGTGAATAGAATGAGTTATTGTGGTGCAGTTAATGATTTAGGATCAGGCTCTGTTAAGAGTAGAGAAGCTGGAGAAcacacagaataaaaacttCTTAGATACTGATCAAGCTGTGTGTATCACCCCCAACCTCACAGGGACAGGAAACCCTCCCTCAGTTTTTAATTCATGCAGCAAATGAGGAAAACCATCCCAGTGCCTGTAGCTGCTCGTGCTTTACATCAATTCCCTGAGGGTTttcaggaggggtttggggtcccaggtTGGGGGAGGACACAGAAGAGCAGTGCTCAGGTGGGAAAAGCTGCATTTCACTCAGGGGCAAATCCTgcatctctcttttcttccagaGAAGCCAACAAGAGCTCCAATAGACAACTCCCGAAGAGGTCAGTTggacatatttttttaaaaaaattactaaaacgtttttaattattaaaataaatattttaattatttttaaaaattatttccactgCTGGCTTGCAGTGGAGATGCTCTGCCTTTCATTGTGACCCAAAAAGAAGCTCCCCTGCAGTTTGAAttcccctgtgctgctccacgCCCCATCCTGCAGGGAAAATCCTGCAGGGATTGCAGTGCAAGAATCCCAGTGCAGCTCTCAGCCTCTTCAGCCTCCTCTCAGCCTCACgtttttattatttacagaaataaatctgCAGTATTAATGATGCTGCTTCTTTCCAGCTGTGGCAACAGAGCCCTGGAAGCCAAAATTCCCAGAGGAACGCTGGAGGAAGGGTGCCAATGGAACAGCTGGGAGAGGCAAAGGTAAATTCTGCTCTCAAAACCTCATGGCAAGGGTTTGGCTCAAAATGTGGAAGTCTGAATATAGGGAAAATAAAACTTCCCTCAGCATTTCCCAGGACAGAATAATGAGGTCACTCTGGAGGTAAAAATGTTCAAAATCCAAAGCTGTGCCAAGCATTTTGGGTGTGAAAAAGCCACTTTTATTAGTTATTGATTGTGAATTATATTCTATTTATTGTGAGTGTTATatgatttatattatattattattgtGAATTTTGTTAATATAGTTGTTGTGAGTGTTATATAAtgaatattatattattattgtGAATTATATGATTATATTTATTGTGTGTTATATAATGAATATTATATTGTGAATTATGCTATTATATTTATTGTAGAAGGTTTTATAATGAATACTACAATATTATTGTGAATTATATGATTATATTTATTGTTAATGttatataattaatattatatatagaatattataatatattaatattatacTATATGTATATTATATTGATACTgtgaattttattattatatttcttGTGAGTCTTAGATAATGAATGTTATATATTGAATATTATACTATATGAATATTATATTGTTACTGTGAATTTTATTGTTAGATTTCCTGTGAGTGTTATATAATGAATATTATACTATATGAATATTATATTATTACTgtgaattttattattatatttattgtgAGTCTTAGATAATGAATATTATACTATATGAATATTACATTATTACTGTGAATCTTATTATTATATTTCTTGTGAATGTTTTGTTTGTACATCTGTGATTAACCATGAAGAACTTGCAGTTTTTTCTCATGACCCTGTTTCATTTTTACCCCCAGAACCTGTCCAGGGCCTTGCCTTCATCCTCCTTTCCAGCATTCccgtgctgctgctcctgctggccatcACAGGCACCTCCTGCTTTTGGCTGCTGATGAAGAGGTGAGTGAGTGGCACTTTGTGCTCTCAGTCTGCAGTGACACCTTGTCCTGCCCACAGCTCATTGCCCCATCCTGCACAAAGCTCTGCACGGGAGTGTCTGCAGCCAGAGAAATCCTGGAAAAGTGGGGGGATGCTCCAGGCTGAGTGAATTGGGAACTAAAATTCTAAGtaaatcacatttattttcatttcctgcaTTCACAGACATAGCAGGCAGGAAAAATATCCCCAAGATTTCCATTTTGATGTGTTAACCCTTCTACTTTCCTTATTCAAGCTTTGAACCATCAGGAGCTTccttcaaaagcaaaaaaagcagcaatggAAACAAAAGTGTGACAACTTGGAGCAGAGGATGTTTGGCAGTGTCCTCTCCTTGccctccctgtgtgcccagcagcagggcaggaatgcTGGCTGGGGTTGGGAGGGTCAGGAGGGGTtttgctgccccagcctgtgagCTCAGCCCTGAATAAGGAATGTCCTGAGCCCAGCTTGGCTCAAGCCCAGCACCAAATCTCTGtcagagctctgctcttggtttgtgttttcctctctattttggggcttttcccttttccctgccctccTAAAGAGATaggagctgctggatgtgcCCCTCAGTAGGTCCTGGGatttcccaggagagcagcctggaatAAGGAATGTCCTGAGCCCAGCTTGGCTCAAGCCCAGCACCAAATCTCTGtcagagctctgctcttggtttgtgttttcctctctattttgggg
Encoded proteins:
- the LAYN gene encoding layilin isoform X2 — its product is MLAAAALCAAALGCAAGARLLSAVDVSLRRGQTVCRRGTQKPCYKIVYFHDASRRSSYEEAHLACRADGGHLVSIESPAEQRLIESLIRSLLASDGDFWIGLRRRKEEGDNSTECHSFYSWSDGSLSRFRNWYVDEPSCGGEVCVVLYHQPSAPPGLGGPYMFQWNDDRCTMKNNFICKYPLEKPTRAPIDNSRRAVATEPWKPKFPEERWRKGANGTAGRGKEPVQGLAFILLSSIPVLLLLLAITGTSCFWLLMKRRQQLLDVAPKGDRTWQPGRDSPRLDISRVIHKQSEADLAGARPGTKNSSFRAHGGLQSPCRDPQDPSSRDWVTLASTESGFVTNDIYELCGDRVGRSKESSWVDNEIYGY
- the LAYN gene encoding layilin isoform X1 → MCLCVREELSAVFVTLFPESCRCLMTLCCLCFLLPLPAAVDVSLRRGQTVCRRGTQKPCYKIVYFHDASRRSSYEEAHLACRADGGHLVSIESPAEQRLIESLIRSLLASDGDFWIGLRRRKEEGDNSTECHSFYSWSDGSLSRFRNWYVDEPSCGGEVCVVLYHQPSAPPGLGGPYMFQWNDDRCTMKNNFICKYPLEKPTRAPIDNSRRAVATEPWKPKFPEERWRKGANGTAGRGKEPVQGLAFILLSSIPVLLLLLAITGTSCFWLLMKRRQQLLDVAPKGDRTWQPGRDSPRLDISRVIHKQSEADLAGARPGTKNSSFRAHGGLQSPCRDPQDPSSRDWVTLASTESGFVTNDIYELCGDRVGRSKESSWVDNEIYGY
- the LAYN gene encoding layilin isoform X3, whose amino-acid sequence is MLAAAALCAAALGCAAGARLLSGQTVCRRGTQKPCYKIVYFHDASRRSSYEEAHLACRADGGHLVSIESPAEQRLIESLIRSLLASDGDFWIGLRRRKEEGDNSTECHSFYSWSDGSLSRFRNWYVDEPSCGGEVCVVLYHQPSAPPGLGGPYMFQWNDDRCTMKNNFICKYPLEKPTRAPIDNSRRAVATEPWKPKFPEERWRKGANGTAGRGKEPVQGLAFILLSSIPVLLLLLAITGTSCFWLLMKRRQQLLDVAPKGDRTWQPGRDSPRLDISRVIHKQSEADLAGARPGTKNSSFRAHGGLQSPCRDPQDPSSRDWVTLASTESGFVTNDIYELCGDRVGRSKESSWVDNEIYGY